The following proteins are encoded in a genomic region of Peromyscus eremicus chromosome 14, PerEre_H2_v1, whole genome shotgun sequence:
- the Eapp gene encoding E2F-associated phosphoprotein, with the protein MNRLQDDYDPYAVEEPSDEEPALSSSEDEVDVLLHGTPDQKRKLIRECLTGESESSSEDEFEKEMEAELNSTIKTMEDKLSSMGTGTSSGVGSGGGVTTKYYDDIYFDSDSEDEDKAAHVTKKKKKKQRRIPTNDELLYDPEKDNRDQAWVDAQRRGYHAFGLRRPHQKQQPVPNSDAVLNCPACMTTLCLDCQRHESYKTQYRAMFVMNCSVNREEVLRYKNPENRKKKRGAKKMRSNPEGPVETDVEEIYHPVMCTECSTEVAVYDKDEVFHFFNVLASHS; encoded by the exons ATGAACCGGCTCCAGGATGACTACGACCCCTACGCGGTGGAAGAGCCGAGCGACGAGGAGCCGGCTCTGAGCAG TTCTGAAGATGAAGTGGATGTGCTTTTACATGGAACTCCTGACCAAAAACGAAAACTCATCCGGGAGTGTCTTACTGGAGAAAGTGAGTCATCTAGTGAAgatgaatttgaaaaggaaatggaAGCCGAACTGAACTCTACCATCAAAACAATGGAGGATAAGTTATCCTCTATGGGGACAG GGACTTCCTCAGGAGTTGGGAGTGGTGGAGGAGTTACAACGAAGTACTATGACGACATTTATTTTGATTCCGACTCTGAGGATGAAGACAAAGCAG cacACGTgaccaagaaaaagaagaagaaacagcgCAGGATCCCAACAAATGATGAGCTGCTGTATGACCCTGAGAAAGACAACAGAGACCAAGCCTGGGTTGATGCACAGAGAAGGGG TTATCATGCTTTTGGATTGCGGAGACCACATCAGAAACAACAGCCTGTCCCAAACAGTGATGCTGTTTTGAATTGCCCTGCCTGTATGACTACACTGTGCCTTGATTGCCAAAG GCATGAATCCTACAAGACTCAGTACAGAGCAATGTTTGTGATGAATTGTTCTGTCAACAGAGAGGAGGTTCTAAGATACAAGAAtccagaaaacaggaagaaaaagcgGGGTGCTAAGAAGATGAGGTCTAACCCTGAAGGTCCCGTGGAGACAGACGTGGAGGAAATCTATCACCCTGTCATGTGCACAGAGTGTTCCACTGAAGTGGCAGTCTATGACAAAGatgaagtctttcatttcttcaaCGTTTTAGCAAGCCACTCTTGA